A segment of the Bombus huntii isolate Logan2020A chromosome 9, iyBomHunt1.1, whole genome shotgun sequence genome:
AGATATTGTGAGTatgttcatctatcatcccgttgaccacggattcgttattgaacctaaaaTCATTGTCACTAGTtcctcgagtatctaattaccacggttacttgtccaattctataataatcgtatttgcactagtcaatgtcttcgaCATTGATTACTATTGCCTAACGACATCGTGTAGTCcgaacgaagattcgtttcacgcccctaactctaattctaatgtaaacccgacatatttGATTGTTTATTTTAACCTTCTAACATTctaatctatatttttatgcatataataatttatagagTGATGATGCAGTGAATCCGGATCGATTATATGATTTGGTCGCAGTTGTGATACATTGTGGCAGTGGGCCTAACCGAGGACACTATATTTCAATAGTAAAAAGCCATGGGTTCTGGTTACTTTTTGATGATGATATGGTTGATGTAAGTCttataatttacattataaGTATTTACATTACGtaagaattatttatctttatataaatatttatattactaaattttcattttagaAAATTGATGCATCTACAATAGAAGACTTTTACGGACTTACATCAGATATTCAGAAAAGCTCTGAAACTGGCTATATCCTATTCTACCAATCAATAGATTGTAATTAGAACTTACTACAAATATATAGTgattaaattaaacaaattctaTACGataatttcgtattttatgGAAGTacaatgtataaaattaaaaatattatatgttagattatttataaattaaaatatgtatagaaTCAGTTATATCttgtttgtaaaatatataaaaaacgaTTAGCTTCCTGGGCTACCATAATAATTAATGTAACACTCtaagaaaattgttttctttGTAGATACAAAACAACTCATTCTCAGAagaattatgtattttaattgTGATGAAAAAAATACTAgtccataaaatattttgtttcagTTAAAGATAACGATAAATTCTATACgcatgtaaaaatatattactgaaaataaaatcattgttaacaaaaattgcattctatttttatacatGTAGATTAATATAAAGTTTTCATTGcaagtattatatttaaaactatatttaaaatatacatggggaataaatacatatacaaatGATACTGATTTTTTCAAAAGctgtttatttcaattttaagcAATAAATTCATATGGAATAGGGGCAAGTGAAATTGGATTTTCACGTCCTGATACAATGTGTCCAGGCCTAGGTTCAGCAGGCTGTCTTTTTAGCTTTACTTTTATGTTCTTCTCCTTCGCTAGTTCCTTAAGTTTTTCGTTATCCTTTACACGTTGCAAGAAGTCTTCTCTACATTTAGAATGAGTTAAATGTTCAATACGAACATTAATTCTTTTGGCAATAATTCGTCCACGGACTCTCTTATTGACAATAACACCAAGAGCATGAGGAGTAACATTGAATACACGTCCAGTTTTCCCATGATAAACTTTATAAGGCATTCCCTTTTGAACAGCTCCATTGCCTTTGATATCAACTATGTCGCCCACTTTGTACACTTTCATATATGTGGACAATGGAATCGTTCCATGTTTGCGAAACTTTCGGGAGAATAAATCCCTCGTTCCTCTGCGATATCCCTTTGAATTTGTCATATCAACTGATTCTGCCTATAACATatgtatttgtattaaatCTTTTGCAATAATTGAACACAGCCACAAAAGtatcattaattaaaattggTTATGTTAACTAAATgattagaatatttttttatataaatttatatagcAACATAGAtgatcaaaatattaaattttaataaataaaatgatgaaatatagaatttttatcaaaatttaaaacaaaatttattaacatatGCACGAATACAGTCACGTGCACTTTCTTAGAAAAACAATTCAGAATGAAATTCAGCTTTTCTTTCATGCAGATAAAAGTTAAACATAGCgaacaaaattttaagaaattttataattataaaaaatgaaacataaAGCAAATATCGTAAAagctttttaaaatttttcataaatattgtCTTAACTTACAAAAGACTAGCGTAACCATCCACGTTCTTcgaaaaaagaatttaagATAGGTATTCttatacttattattattgcaGAAGAATCGATAATAATCGATACATAGTCGACTTCGATATTTAGTTATATGAAGTTCGTTCATTatacttattattataataataacaaattgatataatgaagttttattcattaattctcCACTAATTtaacttaaaaataaatttcaagatTAACACATTTGATACAATTTTTTAGACAAAATGAaccatatacatataataattacgCTGAATGAAATAaactttataataataataaataacttcGAGTATAATTTTAGAGGCGTTTATAGCAATTTATAAATTAgagatttataaatttataaatttataaatagagattactaatttcttaaaCTAAAATTATGATAGTTTAGAACTTTACTAGATAGCGCTTTCACTATCAAGCTGATAGCAAAGGAGTGTCCtctctattatttatttgatcATAATACCGCTGCATGACAGTTGTTTTATGAAAAAGATTCGTTGTTGGTCATAAGTATTTTACAACTTTacgttatttattaaataaattaataatttaaataataaatagcattttatatttacaattaaataaCATTCAATAATGGTATGTATTTTACATAGTTCTTTTCAcgaaacataataatatagtatatcACATCATTATTATGGCATTTGCGGACCTATATTTATCATCAGAAGGGTTAATTTGTACGTGGaattaaattatgtatatattatatattgatattcttttccattttaaCATATAACAACTACAATGAATAAaactaattaatataaaacattaaataataataaaaaatttttcatatttttcagttCCGGAATCAATACGACAGTGATGTCACAGTTTGGAGTCCACAAGGACGTTTACATCAAGTAGAATATGCAATGGAAGCTGTGAAATTAGGATCAGCTACTGTAGGacttaaaaataaaactcATGCAGTCCTTATTGCTCTGAAAAGAGCTTCTTCTGAGTTATCTGCTCATCAGAAAAAGATATTTCCCATAGATAAACATATGGGAATTTCTATCTCAGGTTTAACAGCTGATGCCAGGATGTTGAGGTACACCATAAACCATaatatatcaattatattgtgtcactattaataaaaatataatcattgttttaaaatctttattaaattaagatttgaatttttatttatttgtttatagtCGATATATGCGAACTGAatgtttaaattataaatattctcaTGATGATCTATTACCTGTAAGTCGGTTACTTGCATCCCTGGGAAATAAATTGCAAACATGTACTCAAAGATATGATAGAAGACCATATGGAGTAGGTTTACTTATTGCTGGGTATGATGTAGGTAGATGTGATTAAATGGTTGATTACTATCTAGCAAAAGATAAATTGTTATTAaagtattattaatatttctaaagGATCAAGGACCACATATTTATCAAACATGTCCATCATCAAATTACTTTGATTGTAAAGCAATGGCTATTGGTGCACGTTCTCAAAGTGCTCGTACATACTTAGAAAAACATCTTAATGAACTTTTATCATGTGATCTTGATGAACTAATAAAACATGGTCTTCGTGCATTAAGAGATACATTGCCAAATGAAGTTGATTTATCAGTAAAGGTAAATGAAAGATGTTCATTCTATTAGTTTCCAATGTTTCTTTCATAAGTAGTAGATTTgtgaaaaaagtaaaagaaggCAAAGTTTTACCattttttatatgtaataaaatgattttaataaattttttaatttgtcatGGTTTTCGAGTTTTTAGTCGTATTCA
Coding sequences within it:
- the LOC126869410 gene encoding 60S ribosomal protein L21 — translated: MTNSKGYRRGTRDLFSRKFRKHGTIPLSTYMKVYKVGDIVDIKGNGAVQKGMPYKVYHGKTGRVFNVTPHALGVIVNKRVRGRIIAKRINVRIEHLTHSKCREDFLQRVKDNEKLKELAKEKNIKVKLKRQPAEPRPGHIVSGRENPISLAPIPYEFIA
- the LOC126869662 gene encoding proteasome subunit alpha type-1; translated protein: MFRNQYDSDVTVWSPQGRLHQVEYAMEAVKLGSATVGLKNKTHAVLIALKRASSELSAHQKKIFPIDKHMGISISGLTADARMLSRYMRTECLNYKYSHDDLLPVSRLLASLGNKLQTCTQRYDRRPYGVGLLIAGYDDQGPHIYQTCPSSNYFDCKAMAIGARSQSARTYLEKHLNELLSCDLDELIKHGLRALRDTLPNEVDLSVKNVSIAVVGKGTDFKIYDEDAISVYLSQIEDDKRSKPTEPDVEQDSKPPQPPPSDEGPQDPQVTVAMDTD